One genomic segment of Dehalogenimonas alkenigignens includes these proteins:
- a CDS encoding HIT family protein: MDQLWAPWRGKFIEGSKTQGCIFCDLPRAGDDKKTLILYRGAEAFVIMNAYPYAAGHLMVAPFRHAARLADLSRSERAEVMDLAARCEAALTAAMKPEGFNAGFNLGKAAGAGVEAHLHCHIVPRWVGDTNFMPVLSDTRVINQSLEEIYDRLKEYFK; the protein is encoded by the coding sequence ATGGACCAGCTCTGGGCCCCCTGGCGGGGCAAGTTCATCGAAGGGTCGAAAACACAAGGCTGCATCTTCTGCGACCTGCCGCGTGCCGGAGATGATAAAAAAACGCTGATTCTCTACCGCGGCGCCGAGGCCTTCGTCATTATGAACGCCTATCCTTACGCCGCCGGGCATCTGATGGTGGCGCCGTTCCGCCACGCCGCCCGGCTGGCCGACCTCAGCCGCAGCGAACGCGCCGAGGTCATGGACCTGGCCGCCCGGTGCGAAGCGGCGCTGACCGCGGCCATGAAGCCGGAAGGCTTCAACGCCGGCTTCAACCTGGGCAAAGCGGCCGGCGCCGGGGTGGAGGCGCACCTGCACTGCCACATCGTGCCGCGGTGGGTGGGGGACACCAACTTCATGCCGGTGCTCTCGGATACCAGGGTCATCAACCAGTCGCTTGAAGAAATCTACGATAGATTAAAGGAGTACTTCAAATGA
- a CDS encoding PLD nuclease N-terminal domain-containing protein → MTDADIQLLKDLLPFLIPVMIVELILIVVSLVDLSKRQRVKGESKVVWALVIIFLNIIGPIVYLVWGRHADPGQEENTNDSGYKN, encoded by the coding sequence ATGACCGACGCCGACATCCAGCTGCTCAAAGACCTGCTGCCGTTCCTCATCCCGGTGATGATCGTCGAACTGATACTGATTGTCGTTTCGCTCGTTGACCTTTCCAAACGACAGCGGGTCAAAGGCGAAAGCAAGGTCGTCTGGGCCTTGGTGATCATCTTCCTAAATATCATCGGCCCTATCGTCTACCTGGTCTGGGGCCGCCACGCCGACCCCGGGCAGGAGGAGAATACGAATGACTCCGGCTATAAGAACTGA